The following coding sequences lie in one Glycine soja cultivar W05 chromosome 16, ASM419377v2, whole genome shotgun sequence genomic window:
- the LOC114390596 gene encoding probable cyclic nucleotide-gated ion channel 20, chloroplastic isoform X1 — protein MANFEKDEVPIFSEVHPKPSNEPVDTKFPRGVPRTRSVSISIPSTLTEPYERGNNLVGYTGPLRSQRKTPFDHMSGPLYVTNKHGNLFRHNRVASEYQTAESKTENFPSCCGMGENDLQNNYAGKNEHLVRSGPLGMCNDPYCTTCPTYFKATQQMNSKASGIFNPEFRNTLYGDARDWARRLFAFLIPLVPRVMNPHNRLVQQWNKFFAICCLVAIFVDPLFFFLLSVQKEHKCIVIHWTMAKMLVVLRSMNDFIHFLNIVLQFRLAYVAPESRVVGAGELVDHPKKIALHYLRTSFIIDLFVVLPLPQIFILFVLPKHLGSSGANYSKNILRIVILVQNIPRLCWFLPMLISPTGSIFESPWASFFINLFTFMLSGHVVGSWWYLFGLQRVNLCLRVVCKKQFKAYIDECAKFIDCGHGQAEANQNNAIMLNWRNSSVASVCFTEDGFPYGIYNKAVNLTADHNVITRYVYSSFWGFQQISTLASNLTPSYFVWEVIFTMIIIGSGLLLFALLIGNIQNFLQALERRRLEMTLRRRDVEQWMSHRHLAEDLRRKVRQAERYNWAATRGVNEEMLLENLPEDLQRDIRRHLFTFIKKVRIFALLDEPILDAICERLRQKTYIKGSKILYDGGLVEKMVFIVRGKLESVGEDGISAPLYEGSVCGEELLTWCLEHPLASKGCGKARIPKQKLVSNRTVCCLTNVEAFALRAADLEEVTSIFARFFRSPRVQGAIRYGSPYWRCFAATTIQVAWRYRMKCLSRADTTRSNETSNIYNSL, from the exons ATGGCTAATTTTGAGAAAGATGAGGTGCCAATTTTCTCAGAAGTTCATCCCAAACCATCAAATGAACCTGTTGATACTAAATTCCCAAGGGGGGTACCTAGGACTCGAAGTGTATCAATTTCTATTCCCTCGACACTCACGGAGCCATACGAAAGAGGTAATAATCTTGTGGGATACACTGGTCCCCTAAGGAGTCAGAGGAAAACACCATTTGATCATATGAGTGGTCCATTGTATGTTACTAATAAACATGGAAACCTTTTCCGGCATAATAGAGTAGCATCAGAGTACCAAACAGCAGAAAGTAAGACAGAAAATTTTCCTTCATGCTGCGGCATGGGAGAAAATGATTTGCAGAACAACTATGCTGGCAAGAATGAACATTTAGTTAGGTCCGGTCCACTGGGAATGTGTAATGATCCATATTGTACAACTTGCCCAACTTACTTCAAGGCtactcaacaaatgaattcaaaagCTTCGGGTATATTCAATCCTGAG TTTCGCAATACCCTCTATGGGGATGCCAGGGATTGGGCAAGAAGACTTTTTGCTTTCTTGATTCCACTTGTTCCTAGAGTTATGAATCCTCATAATAGACTTGTACAACAATGGAATAAATTTTTTGCAATTTGTTGCTTGGTGGCAATATTTGTGGATCCGTTATTTTTCTTCTTGCTCTCTGTGCAGAAG GAACATAAATGTATTGTTATACACTGGACTATGGCAAAAATGCTTGTTGTACTTAGAAGCATGAATGATTTCATACACTTCCTAAACATTGTTCTTCAG TTTAGGTTGGCTTATGTGGCTCCTGAGTCTAGGGTGGTTGGTGCCGGGGAGTTAGTTGACCATCCTAAGAAAATAGCTCTTCACTACCTTCGAACATCTTTTATTATTGACTTATTTGTTGTACTTCCACTTCCTCAG ATATTCATATTGTTTGTCCTACCAAAACACTTGGGGTCATCAGGAGCAAACTATTCGAAGAATATTTTGCGTATCGTGATCCTTGTTCAGAATATTCCCAGATTGTGTTGGTTTCTTCCTATGCTAATTTCTCCAACAGGATCTATATTTGAGTCACCATGGGCAAGTTTCTTTATAAATCTTTTTACCTTTATGCTATCTGGCCATGTTGTTGGGTCGTGGTGGTACCTCTTTGGTTTGCAG AGGGTTAATCTGTGCCTACGAGTTGTCTGCAAGAAACAATTCAAAGCATATATTGATGAATGCGCAAAATTCATTGATTGTGGGCATGGTCAAGCTGAAGCAAATCAAAATAACGCAATCATGCTTAATTGGAGGAACAGTTCTGTTGCAAGTGTATGTTTTACTGAAGATGGTTTTCCATATGGGATCTATAATAAAGCTGTCAACCTTACTGCGGATCATAATGTGATCACTAGATATGTATATTCATCATTTTGGGGATTCCAG caaATTAGTACTCTGGCTAGCAATTTAACCCCCAGCTATTTTGTTTGGGAAGTCATTTTTACCATGATCATCATAGGATCGGGACTGTTGCTGTTTGCTCTTCTCATTGGAAACATACAAAACTTTCTTCAGGCTCTTGAACGCAG GAGACTAGAAATGACACTTAGACGACGTGATGTTGAGCAATGGATGAGCCATCGGCACTTAGCAGAAGATCTGAGAAG GAAAGTGCGACAAGCTGAACGTTATAACTGGGCCGCAACAAGAGGTGTGAATGAAGAAATGCTCCTTGAGAATTTGCCAGAAGACCTCCAAAGGGACATCAGACGTCATCTCTTTACATTTATTAAGAAA GTTCGAATTTTTGCTTTGTTGGATGAGCCTATCTTGGATGCCATATGTGAGAGGCTAAGACAAAAAACATATATCAAAGGAAGCAAAATTTTGTATGATGGCGGTTTGGTAGAGAAGATGGTTTTTATTGTGCGTGGAAAATTGGAGAGTGTTGGCGAAGATGGAATTAGTGCTCCCCTTTATGAAGGGAGTGTTTGTGGTGAAGAACTTCTGACATGGTGTCTTGAGCATCCTTTAGCAAGCAAAG GTTGTGGAAAAGCAAGGATTCCAAAGCAAAAGTTGGTTAGTAACCGGACAGTATGTTGCTTAACGAATGTGGAGGCATTTGCCCTTAGAGCAGCAGACCTTGAAGAAGTTACAAGCATTTTTGCAAGATTCTTTCGGAGTCCCCGTGTTCAAGGAGCCATAAG GTATGGATCACCTTACTGGAGATGCTTTGCAGCAACAACCATCCAGGTTGCATGGAGATACAGGATGAAATGTCTTAGTCGTGCTGACACTACTCGATCAAATGAAACATCAAACATTTACAATTCACTGTAA
- the LOC114390596 gene encoding probable cyclic nucleotide-gated ion channel 20, chloroplastic isoform X2, which yields MAKMLVVLRSMNDFIHFLNIVLQFRLAYVAPESRVVGAGELVDHPKKIALHYLRTSFIIDLFVVLPLPQIFILFVLPKHLGSSGANYSKNILRIVILVQNIPRLCWFLPMLISPTGSIFESPWASFFINLFTFMLSGHVVGSWWYLFGLQRVNLCLRVVCKKQFKAYIDECAKFIDCGHGQAEANQNNAIMLNWRNSSVASVCFTEDGFPYGIYNKAVNLTADHNVITRYVYSSFWGFQQISTLASNLTPSYFVWEVIFTMIIIGSGLLLFALLIGNIQNFLQALERRRLEMTLRRRDVEQWMSHRHLAEDLRRKVRQAERYNWAATRGVNEEMLLENLPEDLQRDIRRHLFTFIKKVRIFALLDEPILDAICERLRQKTYIKGSKILYDGGLVEKMVFIVRGKLESVGEDGISAPLYEGSVCGEELLTWCLEHPLASKGCGKARIPKQKLVSNRTVCCLTNVEAFALRAADLEEVTSIFARFFRSPRVQGAIRYGSPYWRCFAATTIQVAWRYRMKCLSRADTTRSNETSNIYNSL from the exons ATGGCAAAAATGCTTGTTGTACTTAGAAGCATGAATGATTTCATACACTTCCTAAACATTGTTCTTCAG TTTAGGTTGGCTTATGTGGCTCCTGAGTCTAGGGTGGTTGGTGCCGGGGAGTTAGTTGACCATCCTAAGAAAATAGCTCTTCACTACCTTCGAACATCTTTTATTATTGACTTATTTGTTGTACTTCCACTTCCTCAG ATATTCATATTGTTTGTCCTACCAAAACACTTGGGGTCATCAGGAGCAAACTATTCGAAGAATATTTTGCGTATCGTGATCCTTGTTCAGAATATTCCCAGATTGTGTTGGTTTCTTCCTATGCTAATTTCTCCAACAGGATCTATATTTGAGTCACCATGGGCAAGTTTCTTTATAAATCTTTTTACCTTTATGCTATCTGGCCATGTTGTTGGGTCGTGGTGGTACCTCTTTGGTTTGCAG AGGGTTAATCTGTGCCTACGAGTTGTCTGCAAGAAACAATTCAAAGCATATATTGATGAATGCGCAAAATTCATTGATTGTGGGCATGGTCAAGCTGAAGCAAATCAAAATAACGCAATCATGCTTAATTGGAGGAACAGTTCTGTTGCAAGTGTATGTTTTACTGAAGATGGTTTTCCATATGGGATCTATAATAAAGCTGTCAACCTTACTGCGGATCATAATGTGATCACTAGATATGTATATTCATCATTTTGGGGATTCCAG caaATTAGTACTCTGGCTAGCAATTTAACCCCCAGCTATTTTGTTTGGGAAGTCATTTTTACCATGATCATCATAGGATCGGGACTGTTGCTGTTTGCTCTTCTCATTGGAAACATACAAAACTTTCTTCAGGCTCTTGAACGCAG GAGACTAGAAATGACACTTAGACGACGTGATGTTGAGCAATGGATGAGCCATCGGCACTTAGCAGAAGATCTGAGAAG GAAAGTGCGACAAGCTGAACGTTATAACTGGGCCGCAACAAGAGGTGTGAATGAAGAAATGCTCCTTGAGAATTTGCCAGAAGACCTCCAAAGGGACATCAGACGTCATCTCTTTACATTTATTAAGAAA GTTCGAATTTTTGCTTTGTTGGATGAGCCTATCTTGGATGCCATATGTGAGAGGCTAAGACAAAAAACATATATCAAAGGAAGCAAAATTTTGTATGATGGCGGTTTGGTAGAGAAGATGGTTTTTATTGTGCGTGGAAAATTGGAGAGTGTTGGCGAAGATGGAATTAGTGCTCCCCTTTATGAAGGGAGTGTTTGTGGTGAAGAACTTCTGACATGGTGTCTTGAGCATCCTTTAGCAAGCAAAG GTTGTGGAAAAGCAAGGATTCCAAAGCAAAAGTTGGTTAGTAACCGGACAGTATGTTGCTTAACGAATGTGGAGGCATTTGCCCTTAGAGCAGCAGACCTTGAAGAAGTTACAAGCATTTTTGCAAGATTCTTTCGGAGTCCCCGTGTTCAAGGAGCCATAAG GTATGGATCACCTTACTGGAGATGCTTTGCAGCAACAACCATCCAGGTTGCATGGAGATACAGGATGAAATGTCTTAGTCGTGCTGACACTACTCGATCAAATGAAACATCAAACATTTACAATTCACTGTAA